The proteins below come from a single Drosophila busckii strain San Diego stock center, stock number 13000-0081.31 chromosome X, ASM1175060v1, whole genome shotgun sequence genomic window:
- the LOC108606072 gene encoding ras-related protein ORAB-1 — translation METNYIFKLLILGDAGVGKSCLLLRFTNNRYTGRYCSTVGVDSRTRTLEIAGFKIKLHIWDTAGEERFRSMVSTYYRHVQGIVLVFDTTQRNSFNHIDYWLKEIEKYALPNICVMLVGNKCDALEKRQVRQELATDYADRLGLPYMEASAVSGVNVERMFGKLAVNIFDIHVLPTLQQAKGPQSHGISLSSLPKTIKPRNNKHRNYNCC, via the coding sequence ATGGAGACCAATTACATTTTCAAGTTATTAATACTCGGTGATGCCGGCGTGGGCAAAAGTTGTCTGCTGTTGCGTTTTACAAACAATCGCTATACGGGTCGCTACTGCAGCACCGTGGGCGTGGACTCTAGGACGCGTACGCTAGAGATTGCTGGATTTAAGATAAAGCTGCATATCTGGGATACAGCTGGCGAGGAGCGTTTTCGCTCCATGGTAAGCACCTACTATCGACATGTGCAGGGCATTGTGCTGGTCTTCGATACAACACAGCGCAATAGCTTCAACCACATTGACTACTGGCTGAAAGAGATTGAGAAATACGCATTGCCCAATATATGCGTAATGCTGGTGGGCAATAAATGTGATGCGCTGGAGAAGCGCCAGGTAAGGCAAGAGCTGGCAACTGACTATGCCGACCGTTTGGGTCTGCCCTATATGGAAGCTTCGGCTGTTAGTGGCGTAAATGTGGAGCGTATGTTTGGCAAACTGgctgtaaatatatttgatatacaCGTACTGCCCACACTACAGCAAGCCAAAGGACCTCAATCACATGGCATTTCGCTAAGCTCAttgccaaaaacaataaaaccaCGGAACAACAAGCATAGAAACTACAATTGCTGTTAA
- the LOC108606804 gene encoding transmembrane protein 203, which yields MFKLSELVRWLGLTEFEILVNLCGLLVFTITLAFKISGTLNYVFPELMSDWFSIFSPLFFVDICNAYFCVIVGIRMYLDADNKRKVLHRFMWSTYFLVLIAIFKYLLCLKLSGKMGLEYSEVFSPIFVLLQLVAVRACQLPNS from the coding sequence aTGTTCAAGTTATCGGAGCTGGTGCGTTGGCTGGGACTGACTGAGTTCGAAATATTGGTGAATCTGTGCGGACTACTAGTGTTCACCATAACGCTAGCCTTTAAAATCTCTGGCACGCTTAATTATGTCTTTCCCGAATTGATGAGTGACTGGTTTAGCATATTTAGTCCATTGTTTTTCGTTGATATCTGTAACGCGTACTTCTGCGTTATTGTAGGCATACGTATGTATCTCGACGCCGATAACAAACGCAAGGTGTTGCATCGCTTCATGTGGAGCACATATTTCCTAGTACTTATTGCCATCTTTAAGTATCTTCTGTGTCTCAAACTGTCGGGCAAAATGGGTCTGGAGTACAGTGAAGTTTTCTCCCCAATATTCGTTCTGCTGCAATTGGTTGCAGTTCGTGCGTGCCAGCTGCCTAACTcttaa
- the LOC108606803 gene encoding ribonuclease P protein subunit p20, with amino-acid sequence MMDSNPTERGAKPKTNRQNQQKHRVVRKNPPRAATDTRNIYITSKTDFKAQQKRCEDLINSGAKEIYLHCMGYSITRGLNLALRLIENSSGALSYAINTSTIKLVDELHPLCDEDDITFRQRNNSALHIKIYNNSLFDIVIPELPAQPPLPTPNYSARAQRTPQEQHSQKTKKQK; translated from the exons ATGATGGACAGCAATCCAACGGAGCGTGGGgccaagccaaaaacaaatagaCAAAATCAGCAAAAACATCGAGTGGTGCGCAAGAATCCGCCTCGTGCTGCCACGGACACCCGCAATATTTACATTACCAGCAAAACAGACTTTAAG GCACAACAGAAGCGATGTGAGGATCTGATAAACTCGGGCGCTAAAGAAATCTATCTGCATTGTATGGGATACTCCATCACACGTGGTCTTAACTTGGCATTGCGATTAATAGAAAACTCTAGCGGGGCGCTCAGCTACGCCATAAACACATCCACCATTAAGTTGGTGGATGAGCTGCATCCACTTTGTGATGAGGACGATATAACCTTTAGACAGCGCAACAATTCAGCGTTGCATATTAAAATCTACAACAACAGTCTGTTTGATATCGTTATACCAGAATTGCCGGCACAGCCTCCATTGCCCACACCCAACTATAGCGCCAGGGCACAGCGCACGCCACAAGAACAACATTCGCAGAAgacaaagaaacaaaagtaa